CCAGCGGGATGCGCCACTCAAAGTTATAGAGAAGCTGCGTGTCGCCGCCGACGGGGATCAGCGTCTTCGTCAGGAGTTCGTCGGTGAAGACGAAGTTATCGAGAACGCTCTTGCGGATGAACGGGCGGGTCGTCGGCGGAGCCGCATCGTCGAGGACGGGGAGGACATTTGTCGTCTTGAGCGGATCGGGCTCGCTGGCCGCGACTGCAACGACATTCTTCGAGGTGAATCGTTGCTCGACCTCGAAAACAGGCGAGATGCCCCGGAAGTCGTAGCCGCGAATGTCATACTCGCCGCCGAGGAAGAAACGATTGAAGATGGGGATGCCGCCGACAAATGCCAGCGAGTTCGAGTTAAAGGGCTGGCCGTAAGTGCTCACATGACCGAAGCTCGCCCGCATGCCGATGACCGTTTGTTTGCCAAAGAACGTGATGGGAGCGGGACGGAAGAAGCGATACTCGATGGCCGGCTGAATCAGCTTCACATTGCCGCCGAGAAATCCTCCGCTGATTCCCAGCGAGAGCGACAGGCTTGATCCCGACGTGGGATCAATCGGGTGGTTGAGCGTGTTGTAGACAAACGAAGGAATGAGCGTGCTCGTGCGAATATCGGGTTGACGGAAGGTGACGGGGATGTCGTTATTGGGATTGTTATCCCGGTTGACCGGGGGGTCCTGAATCGAGTTGCCGCTATACGAATAGGTCAGGCCGACACGGGAGAATTGAGCCAGTCGCCACCATCGCTTGGTGAGAGTCGCCAGGGGCGTACTGGCGAAGATGCTGAAGCCGGCGGACCGATCCTTGAACAGCTCCTCCCCCCGCGCGCTCAGGGGGAAGAACCCGCCGAAAAAGCCGCCGCTGACAACTCCCAGTCCTCCTCCGAAGAAATCGAGGCTGCGGGCGAAAATACTGAAGCCGACCGAGACGTTGCGATCCAGCAGATACGGTTCGGTGAAGGAAAAGAGGAAGTAGCGCTGGCGGTTCCCCTGCGCCAGACTGAAGGTGAGCGATTCGCCGTAACCGAAGAAGTTATTGGTCGAGTATTCGATGCCGATGAAGCTGCCGCCCCATCCGCTCGCGCCGCCGGTGAATTGAATCTGATTGCGCCCCTTCTCTTTGACGTTCAGTTCGATCTCCAGCGTCCCGTCACGATCGTTAGGGCGGAAGGTGGCATTTTCATCCTTGATCTCCTCGAAAAATCCCAACTGGTTCAGCCGGAGCAGACTCTGTTTCCACAGGAACTGGTTGAAGACCTCCCCCTCGTTCACGAGCATTTCGCGGCGGAGGACCTTGTCGCGGGTCAGCGTATTCCCGGTGAAATCGAGGCGGGTGAGGGTGAACTGGCGGCCCTCTTCGATCTCGATGGTGAAGTCGGCGATGCCTTTGCCGGGGTCGTTCGGATCATCCTGAAGTTCATGGCGGGGGGTAGCCACCATCTGGATATAGCCGTTGGCCCCGTAGAGGTCTTTCAACGTCTCGTAGACTCCCTTCTGGATCACGGTGGAGCGGACGATGTCCCCGGTTTTCAATCCGATGACTTTGAGAATCTGCTCATCGGTGAACAGGCTATTGCCCTCGACATTGATCTTCCCGAAGCGGTACTGACGGCCCTCATTGAGGGGGATGACGATTTTCAATCCGCGTCGGGGCTTGCGCAACAGGGGAATGGGGATGCCCCCTCCTTGCTCGATCATCTCCACGCGCGGTTCTCCAATTTGCGCATCGAGATAGCCGTTATCCATGAGGGCGAAGAACCGCATGCGTTCCAGCGCCTTCGACAGCGCCTCCCGGTTGTAGATGTCGCGCGAGGTGAAGCGGGTGATGAAGCTCGCCTCGCGGACGAATTTCATCTCCTTGCGCAGTTTCTTATCGGAGAAAATCTTGTTTCCCTCGAACTCGATCTTCACCACCCGCACGCGCGGTCCCTCGTTGATGCGGAAGGTGACGGCCACGGCGGCCGTCGAGAGTTCCTCCACCTCAATGTCAATGGTGGAGTCGGGATGACCCTTTTCTTCAAGGAACTCTCGAAGGACGCGGCGGGCCACTTGCCCTTTGGCCGGATCCCACATGGCCTCTTTGCTCACGCCCACGCGCTTTTCGCGGAACCGCTGGAGCACATCGCTCTCCTGCGCCGACTTCAGGCCGACGAATTTGAGGTCCCGGATGATGGGATTTTCTTCCACCTCGAAGGTGACGATCTTGCCGCCTTCGGGCCCGTCCTGCGCCCAGACGCGGATCATGCGAAAGAGATTTTGGGCCCAGAGCGCTTGCAGATCGCGCTCGATCTGAGCGGGATTGAAGGGATCGCCCTTGCGCGTCTGGATATAGTAGCGAATCGAATCCGGGCTCAATCGCCGATTCCCGCGAATGACGACGTCCTCGACCAGGACCTGCGTCTGGACCTGAGCGGCTGCGCCGGGAACGGCCATCATGAACACTACTCCTGTGACGAGAGCGCCAAGGAGATGCTTCATGATCATAACCCTCACCCCATTGGAGTGGAGTCGCCCGAGTCGGCGGCGGAGTGCAGGGCCACTGTCCTGCGCCCTACCGTCAGCGCGTGAGCACGGCATCATCAGGGTTTTCGACCTCAGCCAGGCGAAACTGGAGGGATTCTCCGCCCTCCAGGTAGACTTCCACGATGGATCCCTCCACGAACCGTTTCTGGATGATGGCCTCCGAGAGGGGGTCCTCGATATATTTCTGCAGGGCGCGTCGCAACGGTCGCG
This portion of the Blastocatellia bacterium genome encodes:
- the bamA gene encoding outer membrane protein assembly factor BamA, with translation MKHLLGALVTGVVFMMAVPGAAAQVQTQVLVEDVVIRGNRRLSPDSIRYYIQTRKGDPFNPAQIERDLQALWAQNLFRMIRVWAQDGPEGGKIVTFEVEENPIIRDLKFVGLKSAQESDVLQRFREKRVGVSKEAMWDPAKGQVARRVLREFLEEKGHPDSTIDIEVEELSTAAVAVTFRINEGPRVRVVKIEFEGNKIFSDKKLRKEMKFVREASFITRFTSRDIYNREALSKALERMRFFALMDNGYLDAQIGEPRVEMIEQGGGIPIPLLRKPRRGLKIVIPLNEGRQYRFGKINVEGNSLFTDEQILKVIGLKTGDIVRSTVIQKGVYETLKDLYGANGYIQMVATPRHELQDDPNDPGKGIADFTIEIEEGRQFTLTRLDFTGNTLTRDKVLRREMLVNEGEVFNQFLWKQSLLRLNQLGFFEEIKDENATFRPNDRDGTLEIELNVKEKGRNQIQFTGGASGWGGSFIGIEYSTNNFFGYGESLTFSLAQGNRQRYFLFSFTEPYLLDRNVSVGFSIFARSLDFFGGGLGVVSGGFFGGFFPLSARGEELFKDRSAGFSIFASTPLATLTKRWWRLAQFSRVGLTYSYSGNSIQDPPVNRDNNPNNDIPVTFRQPDIRTSTLIPSFVYNTLNHPIDPTSGSSLSLSLGISGGFLGGNVKLIQPAIEYRFFRPAPITFFGKQTVIGMRASFGHVSTYGQPFNSNSLAFVGGIPIFNRFFLGGEYDIRGYDFRGISPVFEVEQRFTSKNVVAVAASEPDPLKTTNVLPVLDDAAPPTTRPFIRKSVLDNFVFTDELLTKTLIPVGGDTQLLYNFEWRIPL